One Drechmeria coniospora strain ARSEF 6962 chromosome 01, whole genome shotgun sequence genomic region harbors:
- a CDS encoding phosphopantothenate-cysteine ligase, which yields MSSAKVDPATDAENSYFSSNPPPRHLEAHTASAKAFIDTHAAAGRRVVLVTSGGTTVPLERQTVRFIDNFSAGTRGATSAEYFLAAGYAVIFLHRQFSLQPYARHFSHSTDGCFLDLLQEEDGEGGGVRVHAKDAVKVRQVLHEYRRAKDAGLLLMLPFVTIGDYLHELRAVSRLMGPLGPRALLYLAAAVSDFFVPPERMAEHKIQSTDAVAGFQKPPRPPKRGREPEVDEEEEEEEVFDNFDASPRVPRSRRLVVDLDPVPKFLKNLVDGWAPQGMIVSYKLETDPSILVHKARYSLDRYQHHLVIGNLLATRKWEVVFVSPGRADSWLRAQPPPSTTGWGAAEGRPLRADELPAGDPEREIEELIIPAVAELHDAHIATARRP from the coding sequence ATGTCGTCGGCCAAGGTCGACCCCGCGACGGATGCGGAGAATTCGTACTTCTCTTCCAACCCGCCACCGCGGCACCTCGAGGCCCATACGGCGAGTGCCAAGGCCTTCATCGATACGCACGCGGCCGCGGGGCGGCGGGTCGTGCTCGTCACTTCGGGCGGCACGACGGTGCCACTCGAGCGGCAGACAGTGCGGTTCATCGACAACTTCAGTGCCGGCACGCGGGGCGCCACCAGCGCCGAGTActtccttgccgccggcTACGCCGTCATCTTCCTGCACCGCCAGTTCAGCTTGCAGCCGTACGCGCGCCACTTCTCCCactcgaccgacggctgcttcctcgacctgctgcaggaggaggatggcgagggcggcggtgTCCGTGTCCACGCCAAGGACGCCGTCAAGGTACGCCAAGTGCTGCACGAGTACCGCCGCGCCAAGgacgccggcctgctgctcaTGCTGCCCTTCGTCACCATCGGCGACTACCTGCACGAGCTGCGTGCCGTCTCGCGCCTCATGGGCCCGCTCGGCCCGCGCGCGCTGCTGTACCTCGCAGCCGCCGTCTCCGACTTCTTCGTCCCTCCGGAGCGCATGGCCGAGCACAAGATTCAGTCGACGGATGCCGTGGCGGGCTTCCAGAAGCCGCCCCGGCCGCCAAAGCGCGGGCGCGAgcccgaggtcgacgaggaggaggaggaggaggaggtctTTGACAACTTTGACGCCTCGCCGCGCGTGCCGCGCTCgcgccggctcgtcgtcgatctcGACCCCGTGCCCAAGTTCCTCAagaacctcgtcgacggctgggcGCCTCAGGGCATGATCGTCTCGTACAAGCTCGAGACGGACCCAAGCATCCTCGTCCACAAGGCCCGCTACTCCCTCGACCGCTACCAGCACcacctcgtcatcggcaaCCTGCTCGCGACGCGCAAGTGGGAGGTCGTCTTCGTGAGCCCCGGTCGTGCCGACAGCTGGCTGCGCGcacagccgccgccgtcgaccaccGGAtggggcgccgccgagggcagGCCGTTGcgggccgacgagctgccggCCGGGGATCCCGAGAGGGAGATTGAGGAGCTCATCATCCCCGCCGTGGCCGAATTGCATGACGCCCACATCGCCACGGCTCGTCGCCCGTGA
- a CDS encoding MFS monocarboxylate transporter: MDVYQVNSRAIHEEPPLTGDEEGPSTDDDGSDNDREPQQPQQPHGDLEKRATRASTAASVEETYPEGGAQAWLVVLGSWFAMLSSMGLMNSIGVLQAYTLQHQLRRHSEGTVGWIFSIYTFLAFFCGVYIGPVFDKYGPRWLVVAGCTSTVVGVVSLSFCTGSSFAAPRTSRPPPFAPLLTVPDPSAELWQFILSFGVLCGFGTSLLFTPCIAAVGHWFRRRRGFATGMASTAGGIGGIIFPLMLPALFDRIGFAWATRVLALVCLVCGLVGILLVRSRLPPARNATAHPDFRIFKQVPFTLTTLGIFLLEFSLFIPLGYISTYAVRNGFTETFAFHLLPIMNAGSVVGRALPGYYADVVGPFNVCVFSVLLSLVACLCVWLPLGHTTAGIVIFSILFGFGSGTSIAIAPVCIGRMCKTQNYGRYYATTYTVVSFACLIGIPIGGSIVEANDGSYTQLIIVTGVVYVGSAACMIAAKVWHLGWGNLLAAY; encoded by the coding sequence ATGGACGTCTACCAGGTCAACTCGCGAGCGATCCACGAGGAGCCGCCGCTGACCGGCGATGAGGAGGGACCctccaccgacgacgacggcagcgacaaTGACCGGGAGCCGCAGCAACCGCAGCAGCCGCATGGCGACCTCGAGAAGCGTGCGAcacgggcgtcgacggcggcatcggtcGAGGAGACATAccccgagggcggcgcccaggcctggctcgtcgtcctcggctccTGGTTCGCCATGCTGTCGTCCATGGGCCTCATGAACTCCATCGGCGTCCTCCAAGCCTACACGCTGCAGCACCAGCTCCGCCGTCACAGCGAGGGTACCGTCGGCTGGATCTTCTCCATCTACACATTCCTCGCCTTCTTCTGCGGCGTCTACATCGGGCCCGTCTTTGACAAGTACGGCCCGcgctggctcgtcgtcgccggctgcacgagcaccgtcgtcggcgtcgtgagCCTCAGCTTCTGCACCGGTTCGTCGTTCGCCGCTCCCCGAACCTCAcgtcccccccccttcgCGCCCCTGCTGACCGTTCCGGACCCATCCGCAGAGCTCTGGCAGTTCATCCTCTCCTTCGGCGTCCTCTGCGGCTTCGGCACCTCCCTCCTCTTCACCCcctgcatcgccgccgtcggtcactggttccgtcgccggcgcggcTTCGCCACCGGCATGGCCTcgaccgccggcggcatcggcggcatcatctTCCCCCTCATGCTCCCGGCCCTCTTCGACCGCATCGGCTTCGCCTGGGCCACGCGcgtgctcgccctcgtctgcctcgtctgcggcctcgtcggcatcctcctcgtccgctccCGCCTGCCGCCGGCCCGAAACGCGACGGCCCACCCCGACTTTCGCATCTTCAAGCAGGTCCCCTTCACCCTCACCACCCTCGGCATCTTCCTCCTCGAGTTCTCCCTCTTCATCCCGCTCGGTTACATCTCCACCTACGCCGTCCGCAACGGCTTCACCGAGACCTTTGCCTTTCACCTGCTGCCCATCATGAacgccggctccgtcgtcggccgcgccctGCCCGGCTActacgccgacgtcgtcggcccctTCAACGTCTGCGTCTTCTccgtcctcctctccctcgtcgcctgcctCTGCGTCTGGCTGCCGCTCGGCCACACCaccgccggcatcgtcatcttctccatcctcttcggcttcggcagcggcacgagcatcgccatcgcccccGTCTGCATCGGTCGCATGTGCAAGACGCAAAATTACGGCCGCTACTACGCAACGACCTACACCGTCGTCTCCTTTGCCTGCCTCATCGGCATCcccatcggcggcagcatcgtcgaggccaacgaCGGCTCCTACACCCAgctcatcatcgtcaccggcgtcgtcTATGTCGGTTCCGCAGCCTGCATGATAGCCGCCAAAGTCTGGCACCTAGGCTGGGGGAATCTTCTGGCCGCCTACTGA